From Candidatus Syntrophosphaera sp., one genomic window encodes:
- a CDS encoding 16S rRNA (uracil(1498)-N(3))-methyltransferase, producing MPSIYLPGSELLRVGDTATLEGDEFHHLARVAHRRLQDPLLLNSGRGTLSEAQLLEVAKHSARLEITAVSSFPQPQPSFAIAFALLRNRHDELIVEKCTELGAAAFFPLVTEHSVRQASDNTLQRFHKTALAAVKQCDNPWLPEVLQPQGPQQALDAIRDRGYTPILCSERRPDIWLHHLSPVKTGNPCFLIGAEGGWSEAEFALFEGLEEITLGDLVTRAETAAISVAAQWLAYLKQKY from the coding sequence ATGCCTTCCATCTATCTGCCCGGTTCTGAACTGCTCAGGGTGGGGGACACGGCCACCTTGGAAGGGGATGAATTCCACCATCTGGCGCGGGTCGCCCATCGCCGCTTGCAGGATCCCCTGTTGCTGAATTCAGGCCGGGGCACGCTGTCCGAGGCCCAGTTGCTGGAAGTTGCCAAACATTCGGCCCGGCTGGAGATCACAGCCGTATCGAGCTTTCCCCAGCCCCAACCATCCTTTGCCATCGCCTTCGCCCTGCTCCGGAACAGGCACGACGAGCTGATCGTCGAAAAGTGCACGGAGCTCGGCGCGGCAGCCTTTTTCCCCCTGGTGACCGAACATTCGGTGCGCCAGGCCTCGGACAACACTTTGCAACGTTTTCACAAGACAGCCCTGGCCGCGGTCAAGCAATGCGACAATCCCTGGCTGCCTGAGGTTTTACAGCCCCAGGGACCGCAGCAGGCTTTGGACGCCATCAGAGACAGGGGCTACACTCCAATCCTCTGCTCGGAACGCAGGCCGGATATCTGGCTGCATCACCTGTCACCGGTCAAAACGGGGAATCCCTGTTTCCTGATCGGGGCGGAAGGAGGCTGGAGTGAAGCGGAGTTCGCCCTGTTCGAGGGTTTGGAGGAAATTACCCTGGGGGATCTGGTGACGCGGGCGGAAACTGCGGCAATCTCAGTCGCGGCGCAGTGGCTGGCCTACCTAAAACAAAAATACTGA